One window from the genome of Streptomyces sp. NBC_00091 encodes:
- a CDS encoding endo-1,4-beta-xylanase produces the protein MGSQAIPPPTIRRKTSVLCAALVVGVLGAAAALVAPTSHAAESTLGSAATQSGRYFGTAIASGRLGDSAYTTIAGREFNSVTPENEMKIDATEPQRGQFNFAAGDRVYNWAVQNGKQVRGHTLAWHSQQPGWMQSLSGSTLRQAMTNHINGVMAHYKGKIGQWDVVNEAFEDGTSGARRDSNLQRTGNDWIEVAFRTARAADPAAKLCYNDYNVENWTWAKTQAMYAMVRDFKQRGVPIDCVGFQSHFNSDSPYNSNFRTTLQSFAALGVDVAVTELDIQGASATTYANVTNDCLAVPRCLGITVWGVRDTDSWRPEHSPLLFNGDGSKKAAYSSVLNALNAGSSTPTPTPSPGSGQIKGVGSGRCLDVPGASTTDGTQVNLWDCNNRTNQQWSHTAAGELRVYGNKCLDAAGTGNGTKVQIYSCWGGDNQKWRLNSDGSIVGVQSGLCLDAAGNNTANGTLIQLYSCSNGSNQRWTRT, from the coding sequence ATGGGCTCACAAGCCATTCCCCCACCCACCATCCGCCGGAAGACCAGCGTCCTGTGTGCGGCCCTGGTCGTCGGCGTCCTCGGTGCGGCCGCCGCGCTGGTGGCGCCGACGTCACACGCCGCCGAGAGCACGCTCGGCAGCGCGGCGACGCAGAGCGGCCGGTACTTCGGTACCGCCATCGCCTCGGGCAGGCTGGGCGACTCGGCGTACACGACGATCGCCGGCCGCGAGTTCAACTCGGTGACGCCCGAGAACGAGATGAAGATCGACGCCACCGAACCCCAGCGTGGCCAGTTCAACTTCGCCGCGGGTGACCGCGTCTACAACTGGGCGGTGCAGAACGGCAAGCAGGTGCGCGGCCACACCCTGGCCTGGCACTCCCAGCAGCCCGGCTGGATGCAGAGCCTCAGCGGCAGCACGCTGCGCCAGGCGATGACCAACCACATCAACGGCGTGATGGCCCACTACAAGGGCAAGATCGGCCAGTGGGACGTCGTGAACGAGGCCTTCGAGGACGGCACTTCAGGAGCCCGGCGCGACTCCAACCTGCAGCGCACCGGCAACGACTGGATCGAAGTCGCCTTCCGCACCGCGCGCGCCGCCGACCCGGCCGCCAAGCTCTGCTACAACGACTACAACGTCGAGAACTGGACCTGGGCCAAAACCCAGGCCATGTACGCCATGGTCCGGGACTTCAAGCAGCGCGGCGTGCCGATCGACTGCGTCGGCTTCCAGTCGCACTTCAACAGCGACAGCCCCTACAACAGCAACTTCCGCACCACCCTGCAGAGTTTTGCAGCCCTCGGCGTCGACGTGGCCGTCACCGAACTCGACATCCAGGGTGCCTCGGCCACGACCTACGCCAACGTGACCAACGACTGCCTGGCCGTCCCGCGCTGCCTCGGCATCACCGTCTGGGGGGTGCGCGACACCGACTCCTGGCGACCGGAGCACTCGCCGCTGCTGTTCAACGGTGACGGCAGCAAGAAGGCCGCCTACTCCTCCGTCCTCAACGCGCTCAACGCCGGATCCTCTACTCCCACTCCGACCCCTTCGCCCGGTTCTGGACAGATCAAGGGCGTCGGGTCGGGCCGCTGCCTGGACGTGCCCGGTGCCAGCACCACCGACGGCACCCAGGTCAACCTGTGGGACTGCAACAACCGCACCAACCAGCAGTGGTCGCACACCGCCGCAGGCGAGCTCAGGGTCTACGGCAACAAGTGCCTGGACGCCGCCGGCACCGGCAACGGCACCAAAGTCCAGATCTACAGCTGCTGGGGTGGCGACAACCAGAAATGGCGCCTCAACTCCGACGGATCCATCGTCGGAGTCCAGTCCGGCCTCTGCCTCGACGCCGCCGGCAACAACACCGCCAACGGCACCCTGATCCAGCTCTACTCCTGCTCGAACGGCAGCAACCAGCGCTGGACCCGTACCTGA